From the genome of bacterium:
GAAGTTTTGAACTGATCTTCAGTTTCGCACCGGTTGCTGCTTGCAAGTTGATCTCAAATTGAACTCTATTCTGTATGATCACAAAATTTACAATGCCGCCCTCTTCGATAAAATTGTCAGTTTCACTCACTGTCAAAATACTGAGGCCTCTTAGAGAATCAAGAATGTAGGGAATACGCTCCTTTTCCGCAGAGCTAATAAACAAAATGTGACAATTTTTCAATTCCGAAAGTTCTTCAGATCTCTTCACAAATAATTCTCTTCCATTTGCAGTCTTACCGCGAATTGTTTCATCTAACTCCAGTTCGAAAGGATCTTCTCCGAGGATACCAATAAAAATTGGAGTTGATTCGGCAGGAAAAATACCATGCGGCCACTCGATGAATTTTGCAAAGTAATAAAGGAAGGCAGCTTTGACCTGATACTCAGTGGGCGATTGTGGAAGTGCTGGACTTGTAAGAAGTGGCAGGATGAAGGGTAACAGTAGGAAACGGATCATCCAATGATTCGATTGCATGCGTCGCCGGTTCATGGTCAAAATCGAATAACTAACTTGCCGTATACGTTACGCTCGATCTCCGAACGGCTGATCAGAAAGCTTGTGCCGAATTCCGGATGTTCCTGATGAAACAAGTTTTGCACGGTGAAGCTTACTTCAACATTGTGGCCAGGATACCAACCCAACCGCATATCGGCACGCCAGTAACTAGATACTTCTTGATTGAATAGACTGTCGACGAAGTACAATGTGGCATCCCACTTTAGGTCCGCCGGCAAATCGATAAAAGATCGCAGCTGAAATTGATTCTTCGGAGTATCGCCTTCGGCATTTTCCGAAGCCGTGTCGGTACTGTTTGCTTCGCGGTTCAGCTGAACTTGAAGATGGCTATATCCCGCCGCCAATTTCCAACGGTCTGTGACCATCCAGGTTGAAGCTACTTCCAAGCCGTAAGTGTGGCCATCCATCCTGTTCTCTGGTGTTAACGGCACAACAAGGTGTGGCGGGATATCAGGTACAAAGAATGGATTTCCTGTTTCGA
Proteins encoded in this window:
- a CDS encoding YfiR family protein; amino-acid sequence: MNRRRMQSNHWMIRFLLLPFILPLLTSPALPQSPTEYQVKAAFLYYFAKFIEWPHGIFPAESTPIFIGILGEDPFELELDETIRGKTANGRELFVKRSEELSELKNCHILFISSAEKERIPYILDSLRGLSILTVSETDNFIEEGGIVNFVIIQNRVQFEINLQAATGAKLKISSKLLNVARTIRSNAG